Below is a window of Acidobacteriota bacterium DNA.
CGATAGGCCGCAGAAGGCCGCCGGAGGGCCGCCGCGCCCAGTGCGCTCGCTCGTCGGCCCTGATCCGACGGGAGCCCCCGCGCGAATCGCCCCCGAGGTCGCCAGGACCGGTCGATCGACTCGCCGGGCTGGCCCGCGGCCCGCTCCGGTCCCCTTCCCGCCCGCCGCCCGCCGGCGGGCCGGCGGAGAGAGCCTCCCGTCCCGGTTGCGGGACGCCGCGACCCCGTCGAGACTCCCGGCGGCTCCCTGTCGGGGCCGGGAGGAACACGCGTGGCACCGGAGGCGGGCACGGCCCCACGGATCGAGTGGGAGCGGATCCGCGTGGTCGGCATCGACCTGATGGACACCCTCATCGTCGACCCGTTCCGGGAGGCGCTCGCCGAGGCGACCGGGGAGCGCATCGAGGATCTCGAGGGCCTCGTCGACCGGGGCGCTTGGCCGGCGTTCGAGCTCGGCGAGATCGACGAGGAGGGGTACGCCGCGCGCTACTTCCTGCCGGGCAGCGGCCGGACGCTCGACGCGGCGAGGCTCCGGCGGGCCCTCTTCCGGCGCTACCGGTTCGTCCCGGGGATGCGCGACCTCGCCCGGGCGATCGCCCGCGTCCGGCCGGTTCACGTGCTGTCGAACTACAGCCCCTGGTACGAAGCGATCCGCGAGCGCTTCGAGCTCGACCTCTTCGCCTCCGGACACCACCCCTCGTACGAGGTCGGAGCGCGCAAGCCCGATCCGGAGTACTTCCTCCGCGTCGCGCGTCGGATCGGCGTTCGTCCCTCGGCGATCCTGTTCGTCGATGACCGCGAACGCAACGTCCGGGGGGCGGCGAGTCTCGGGATCCCCTCGCTGAGGTTCGACAGCGCTACGCAGTTGCGCCGCGATCTGCGCCCGCTTCTCCGCGGCGCCCGGGGGTGAGCCGCGAGCGGAATCTGGCGCGGCCGCCCGCCCGGCGTCATACTCCGCCTCGAGGACCGACGGGATGGCTCGACCCAACCGACGTGTCCCGGGCTGGGCGGTCGGCCTCGTGCTCGCCGGTCTGCTGCTGATGGCGGCGGGCTGGCTGGCCGGCCGGGCCGGAGACTCCGGGAGCCAGCCGGCCGCGGCGGCGGCCGAGCAGGTGTTCTTCCGCGTCCCGGGGCTGAACTGCACCGGGTGCGAGCGCGAAGTCCGGCAGGGACTCGCCCAGCTCGATGGCGTCATCGACGTCGAGGCCTCGTTCCGGGCGCGAACGGCGCTCGTCACCTACGACCCCCGCCGGATCCGGCCCGAGGCGATCGCGAGAGCCATCAGCCGCCTCGGCTACGACGCCGTCGAGGAAGACCCGCCCGTTCTCAAGGTTTCCCGCTGAGTTCCGGCGGGATCCCCGTTTCGCGCTAGAATCCGCGCCGCGCCCGCCGCGGAGCGCGCGGTCTCGCCGCGCGCGAGGGAGGAGGAGATGCCGGACACGAACCCTGGACGGGCTGGATCGCCCGCGAACGATCCGCTTCGCCTGATCGACGTCGATCACGTCCGCTTCTACGTCGGGAACGCCAAGCAGGCGGCCTGGTACTACGCCGGCCTTTTCGGCTTCGAGATCCGGCAGCGCGCGGATCTGACGACCGGCAGCCGGGACGAGGCTTCGTACCTGCTCACCCAGGGCAACATCCGGCTGCTGTTGACGACCGGATTGCACAAGGAGCACCCCGCGTCGCTCGAGGTCCAGCGCTACGGCGACGGGGTCAAGGACGTCGCTTTCACCGTCCGCGATGCGGCCGCCGCTTTCGAGCGGGCCGTCGCCAACGGGGCCGAACCGGCCTACGAGCCGGTCGAGGAAAGCGACGAGAACGGGACCGTGGTGCGAGCGGGGATCCGGACCTACGGGCGCGTGATCCACAGCTTCGTCAGCCGCCACGGCGGCTACACTCTCGACGCGGTCCGGGAGGGAGGACGCTTCATGCCCCGGTTCGAGCCGGCGGGCGCGGAGGCGATCAACCGCCACAACCGCGAGCGTCCCTGCGGCCTCGAGTTCATCGACCACTGCGTGGGCAACGTCGAGCTCGGGAAGATGGACGAGTGGGTGCGCTGGTACGAGGAAGTGCTCGGTTTCACGCTGTTCAAGCACTTCGACGACAAGGACATCTCGAC
It encodes the following:
- a CDS encoding haloacid dehalogenase, which produces MAPEAGTAPRIEWERIRVVGIDLMDTLIVDPFREALAEATGERIEDLEGLVDRGAWPAFELGEIDEEGYAARYFLPGSGRTLDAARLRRALFRRYRFVPGMRDLARAIARVRPVHVLSNYSPWYEAIRERFELDLFASGHHPSYEVGARKPDPEYFLRVARRIGVRPSAILFVDDRERNVRGAASLGIPSLRFDSATQLRRDLRPLLRGARG
- a CDS encoding heavy-metal-associated domain-containing protein; the encoded protein is MARPNRRVPGWAVGLVLAGLLLMAAGWLAGRAGDSGSQPAAAAAEQVFFRVPGLNCTGCEREVRQGLAQLDGVIDVEASFRARTALVTYDPRRIRPEAIARAISRLGYDAVEEDPPVLKVSR
- the hppD gene encoding 4-hydroxyphenylpyruvate dioxygenase translates to MPDTNPGRAGSPANDPLRLIDVDHVRFYVGNAKQAAWYYAGLFGFEIRQRADLTTGSRDEASYLLTQGNIRLLLTTGLHKEHPASLEVQRYGDGVKDVAFTVRDAAAAFERAVANGAEPAYEPVEESDENGTVVRAGIRTYGRVIHSFVSRHGGYTLDAVREGGRFMPRFEPAGAEAINRHNRERPCGLEFIDHCVGNVELGKMDEWVRWYEEVLGFTLFKHFDDKDISTEYSALMSKVMDSGSGVIKMPINEPAEGRRKSQIQEYLEWHDMTPGVQHLALRTGDALATVGELRRRGVDFLDVPRAYYETVWDRVGEIAEDRAEVERLGLLVDRDDKGYLLQLFTKPLQDRPTLFFEIICRRGSESFGKGNFKALFEALEMEQARRGNL